ACCTTTAATAACTGTATGAACGGCAGTCGATGGCTTAGAAGGTGTCGTTGTTGTTGGATTTGACGGTTTTACTGTATCCGTTGTAGGTTTTGACGGTTTTACTGTTTCGGTTGCCGCCTGTTTCGTAATCTCTAGTTTTTGGGCTACATAAATCGTATCCTTCGATAGATTATTCCATTTTTTTATGTCTTGTATTGTCACTTGATGTGTTTGTGCGATTTTGGATAATGTATCGCCTTTTTGCACTGTATATGTTGCAGCTTCTGCGGTCTGTATTGCGAAAAATGAAGTAGCAATAGTGCTTAAAGCGAGAATTCTCCACTTTTGTGATTTTAGCATATCAAATAGCCTCCGTTCATGGTAGAATATTTCCTTGTGTGTCTATCATACTAAAGAAGTGACTAAACAAAAATCGGAAAAACTGACTATTTTTCAAACAATTTATGAATCCTATAGAATACTACAGAATCCGACTATCTACTATTAGTATAATAATTGCAAGTTTTATAGTCCTATGATAACATACATGACTGTATTTAAAATTTTTAGAAAGTTTTATTTTTTCAATTATAAAGGAGTTTTTAGTATTTATGAGAAGCATCTTGATTTTCATCAAAGAGAATTTAGCAGTAGGCTTACTACTTTTTGCATTGTTCCTAGGGGCAGGCAATATTATCTTTCCACCGTTACTTGGCCAACAAGCCGGTGAACATATTACAATAGCGATGATTGGATTTTTAATAACGGGTGTCGGTTTACCTTTACTTGCTATTGTCGCCGTTGCAAAAGCAGGTGGCGACTTACAGCTACTTTCAAGTCGTGTTCACCCTGTTTTCGGAATCATATTCACGTCAATTGTCTATTTAGCAATCGGGCCATTTTTCGCAGTTCCGCGTACTGGCTCTGTGTCTTATGAAATTGGCATTGCACCATTTCTTTCAGAGGCAGCACAAGAACATTGGGCTCCACTATTCATTACATCTGTAGTATTCTTTGCGTTTATACTTTATTTAGCATTCAATCCTTCTAAACTAGTAGATCGTGTAGGAAAGATTTTAACCCCTGCACTCTTAATCGTTATTTTACTACTTGCTGTTAAAAGCTTTATTACACCTATGGGTGAATCAGGAATGGCTGTTGGCAAATACAATATTTCGCCATTTTCCGAGGGCTTTGTTCAAGGTTATTTAACGATGGATGTTCTAAGTGCACTCGTTTTCGGTATTGTAATTTTACAAGCCTTAAGCGATATGGGAATGAAAGACACTAAAAAACAAGTTAAAACAACAATTTTTGCAGGAATTGTAGCTGCAATTGGTTT
The genomic region above belongs to Lysinibacillus sp. FSL W8-0992 and contains:
- the brnQ gene encoding branched-chain amino acid transport system II carrier protein, coding for MRSILIFIKENLAVGLLLFALFLGAGNIIFPPLLGQQAGEHITIAMIGFLITGVGLPLLAIVAVAKAGGDLQLLSSRVHPVFGIIFTSIVYLAIGPFFAVPRTGSVSYEIGIAPFLSEAAQEHWAPLFITSVVFFAFILYLAFNPSKLVDRVGKILTPALLIVILLLAVKSFITPMGESGMAVGKYNISPFSEGFVQGYLTMDVLSALVFGIVILQALSDMGMKDTKKQVKTTIFAGIVAAIGLAFVYISLGYIGNTSIGAIGTSDNGGVIIAKSAEYLFGSFGSIILSLTILLACISTAVGLLTANAQFFNKLFPQISYKTFLIVFTLLSVAITNVGLSTIISTSLPVLLIIYPLAMVLMVLSLADHFFKGGRIVYILALIPTFFVSFYDGLKQMEIKVSSYENILKALPLYEQSLGWLVPAMIGAILGFIIHKLFKKN